The Exiguobacterium mexicanum nucleotide sequence TTTTTTGTTAGATGGCGTGACTTTAATTTTGTCTAAAAATCTATTTTTCAACTGTATATCTCCAATCTTTTTTTCTTTGTATCAAATATCATTCAAAAATTAAGATGTCGAATTCTTTACAAAATAAAAGTATAAAGATAAAAAACTAAGATTAATTAACAGGAAAAATTATACTATATTTTTATCGTATTACCTATGAATAAAATTGTAAGGGGATTATTATCATTTGTTAATTTGGTAGATGAATGACTTTATTCTCCGATACTGGTATAGCCAACAGATGATTCGCCACCATTTCACGTTTTGTGAAGTTGTTCGTAATAGATATTCGTTTTGCCTCTTTCATGTCGAGAGACAGGAGTGTCCTGCTTAAACACTTTTGGAATAGTGGGTAAAACGAGTATGTATACGTTTCGACATCGAAATATATACATGCTCGTTTAAGATGGTCTGATTCATTCTTTCATGGCCTGTTCGATTAAAAAGATTGATATCTTTCACGTTTAAAAATCTAGACATCTTGACCATTGATCAAGAGGTGTCAGGACATCAGTTGTTTCATGACCATGCTTATGATGGAACCAAACCGATCTCGGTCAACAACCGGAAGCCTAGGATACGAGCAGACAGATAAGCGATCAGTGCGTCCTCCGCACTGAATAGACGGTCTCTCGATTCGTCTTGGTTCACCTCATGTTTCGACATGTTGTACAAACGTACGAATACAAGTAGGCTCTGAATCGTCTTTTCATCTATCGTTCGTAGCTTGGCGATTTGATGGACCGCTTTTCCTAAGGTGGACTGGGAGTGTCGAAGCGACCCGAGCTTTTGCGATCGCATCAAATATTGACGTGTCACGGCCTCCAGGTGCATGCCTGCATATTGAACGATGTATCGCGCCCCATGCGCTACGTCCCGCTCTAGTTCGCTCGCCGCATACTGCAACGGCCTATATAAAGTTCGTTCCATTCCGCCGGGAAACGGATTTTGTATCGGGTTTTTAGGAAGCTGGTATCCGCCGATCCCTCCGATTTCCGCGTCCGTCTCCCATAACTGTGCTACGAATTCCGCTTGCCCGTGCATAGGGCATTTAGCCGCAAAGTCATCGACAGCGGTCTGTTGCCCATGGTTCAAAAGTTGTTCATATAGCCAACGTGTGTCCGGTAAGGCATGTTTCATCTGGCCTCTCCGCCTTCTCTGATTTGATGGTCTTTCGCTTACTCATGTACGCGGATCGTATCAATAGTCCAATGAAAAATGTACCGGTTCGTCCACTGACACTATTGACGGATTGACGTTCGAGTAGACGCGGGGCCGCCTACCTTCGATGGTAATCCTCGTGATGGCACCGCGTTCGACAAATAAATGCAATGAGCTCACTTCAGACACAATTGATTTGAATACAAGGACCGCTATGAGGTGTAGTCTGATACATTCCAGGGTGACATGCTGATCAAGCAAATCCGGGATTAACCGATTGGACACCTCATAGTCGGATGGATTCCCGTAAATGAGTGTTTCCGAATGATCCATTCTGACATGTCTTGGAACTTCTTTGTTGAATAGATAGTGATCGATTCTCAGCTTAGCGATTTCATCGGGTTTAATACCATTGACTGTCATTTCACTAAACATATGACTGCCATGTCTGTCTTCACTCGAGACCAGCTTGAGGTTGATTGTTTTTTCACCCCCGACCACTTCCACATTCACCTCGGCCACGCGGACATATTCAGCCGTATCTTCAATCGCGAAAGGTTGCTCAGTTTTCCACATCTGCTTGAGCACCTCCTCGACCCCTCTCGAGTTGTCTTCGGCCTTCAAGATCAAGCTGTATGCCTTGTCAGAACTGTTGTAGCGATAGGAGAAGTAACGTGCGCTCGAACTTCCCAATAGAAACCAGTCTCCAGAATTGTCGATCACCCGTTGTCCACCGTCAAAGAGTGGTGACAAATTCGACTCGGCCTGTCTCGTCTTTACATTCTTGATGATGACAGGTGGACCGGAGAGCGTGCTGTTTAAGACAGGATGTTGATTCTCGAATTCTTTCGAGAGAGCCCGGCTGACGTAAGCATAGAGCGTGTAGATATCAATCTCCCCGCTCGGGTTCGCCGCCCCACCTTCTAGGCCACGGATCAAATGATCTGTGAAGGCTCCATGCCCGTTTCGATCCCAAGCAAACTGATTTTCCGTGCACGCTGCGATGACGAACTTACCGAACCCTTTAATTTCAAGCCCTCTCTCCATCAGATTGTCGATTGATCGCATGAGCGCACCGCTATGACACGTATCAAAAAAGCTCAAGACTGTGCGGGCCTTTGTTTGATCGATATGGTCTCTGACATCGGACATGTTGATACTGGTGTCACCTATGGCATGAATACCTGCATCATATGGAATGAAATACGCATTGGTTTGACTGAATCCCCCGTGGCCTGCCCAGTAGAGAAATAAGACATCATTTGGAGACGCATCTCCAAAAAAACTATGTAATGCATGATCTAACATTGACTTGGTGGTCAAATTCCCATATAAAATCTGGACGTCAGATTTATCGAATACGGCGGGCTCTTCTGTCAATAATCGATTGATTTCTCTTACGTCGTTTAACGTATTCGGAAGAGCGGATATCTCATGGTCACGTTGCTCATTGACTGCAATTAATATAGCTTTATACAATATAATTCCCTACCTTCTCATCATTTACATATATTGTATTATACAATGTACACATGCTCCAAACTTGAATAGAAAAATCAATCACTCGATTCAGAAGACATGTCGACGCAGACTCTTTCATTCTCAATCCTTATTCTAAGAACCATTGATAAACAGCTGATTTGAAAAGTAAAGTGCCTCTAGGTAAAAACAAAAAACCATTCGACTGAATGGTTTCCCTCGCTTGTCGATCGACAAGCCCACGTTCTTGCTTTTAGTGTTGTTCTTACGCTCCGTGCCTCCCGTCAGAAAGGGCCAGGAACATAGAGATGCGGCGGTGAACCAGCAGCTCTTGTTATCGGGCCGTCAGGGAGGCAGCGGTGCGATGAGCGACTTCGCCACAAGGCGTTAGACGCTCACGCATGAGCCCGGATCACCATTCCTTCTCCCATGCCCCGTCTTCAGACACGCCCCAATCCTCGAAGCGATACTTGATGAGCCAATGGACATGCATCACTTCATATTCGAATATATCCTTCGATAGCTCTGAGACGACGAAACTGACGTCTCCATCCGCCACCACCCATGTTCCATATTGATATACGCTCTTGATCGGACGCTCTTCCGCATCCAGATAGATCACTACGCGAAAGTAAGGCGAGTTCCGTCCCTCATCGAACCGGACGACCTTCTCGACGCAATGTTCCCTGTCGACGACACGCATCCACTCGGGATGTTCCATCAGTTCCGAGAAGACCGTCCGGACGAACGGATCCAACCCTTCGAACGCATAGTCATCAAGCAGTCCCTCGTTCATCACGTCTCCCCCCCTTCTGGTCCTCTCTAAAACGACTCCCCCTCCAGAGCCAGTTCAGTCCTTGTTCATGAACCTACAGAAATGAAGACTTTTTAAAACTGTATACACATATACATGTATACACGTATACAAATCTACATGTATACATGTATACAACCATTCCTTTTTCTTATGTACGACGATTCCGTCGAATCATATTGGTATTGAAAAAGACGGTGAGGTGGGTCAAGCGCTCTCCTTCCTTCACATCACAAAGAAGATCCATGCTCACAAGTTTTAAGTCGTCAAAATCTTCTTGAAGCCGGTCAGGAAGGCGTCGAAGCAATACCTCCGTCATCTCGTCCATCGTCTGTTGATCTAGTTGGTAGCTGTCCATCTGAATCATCCTCTCCTGTTGTTAGCCTCATGATACCTCGCATCCAAGCAGGCAACATCTCAGGATATTTCACGTAAGCTCTGGTGTTGTTTCAAACAAGCCCTAGGGCTTGTTTCGAAAACATGGTCATTTTCAATAAACAAACCGTGTTTTCACTTCTACTATTTCATCAAACAATCTTCTTACGAGACAGACCAAAATAACGTCCAACCTTCACACACGAACCATCTCGTTTTCGTCATGCGAAAACGGACCTTTTCCCGGATCCCGCTCTATGGATCCAGGCGAGAGCAACGCGAGTCGCCCGTCTCTTCAAAGAAAAACGTATGTTTTTCGTCCTTGCCCTTACCGGACGGACCGGGACCGGTCCCCCGGCCCCACTCCATTCCATTCAACCCATGTAACCTCGCTGTTTCATACTGACGTATGACTCGTCCGCACCGAGGATGAGATGGTCGAGCACGGGGATGCCGATGAGGTCGCCTGCTTCATGTAAGCGCTCGGAGACGAGGATGTCCTCCCGGCTCGGGGTCGGGTCCCCGCTCGGATGTTGGTGACAGACGATGAGGCATGAGGCATTGTTCAAGATGGCGCATTTGAAGACTTCCCGTGGGTGGACGACGCTCGAGTTGACGCTCCCGACATGCGCCCGGTGGACGCCGATGACCCGGTTTTTAGTATTCAACATGATGACGAGGAACACTTCACGGTCGTCGTCCCCGATGAACGATGACCCGATTTGTCTGGCACTGTCCGGCGAGTGGATGATGGCATGCTCGAGGGCGACCATTTCCTCGCGAACCTCTTGTTTGATACGGATGACCTCGATGATGGCGGATAGTTCCATGATGGTTTGTCCCCTTTCAGATAGAAAAGCTGTCCTCAGAACGAACACCGTTGTGCGTCCTGTTGACGGAAACGAAGCGAGCGTCGGGAGACGGTGCAAGGGCGACCGCAGGGAGAGCCTCAAAAAAATGCGTAGAGCGCACATAAGTCCAGGCTTACGTAGCCAACGAGCGAAAAGCCTCGCTTTGAGCCTAAAGCGAAGGAAGACGGGCCGGAGGGCGCGTCATTTTTTTGACGTCCCTTGCACCGAAGACCAGCGAGCTAGAGTACGGAAACAGGACGCACGGATTACCAATCACGAAAAAGGCTGTTCAAACGGGACAAATCGGGTATAAAATAAGAACAAACGTTCGTTTTATTGAGAGGGGTAATTATTATGACGATGTATCGCGATCGGGGCGAATTGAAATGGATCCCATTCCTCATGCCCGAGCACAAGGCGCTACTGACGAAATACTATAAAGAGATTCAAAAAATTGAGATGCCAGATATCGATGAACAGGTCCTATCGGTCTACGAGAATGTGCTGAACGACGCGATCTTCAGCGGAGATTTGGTAGAGGTAAAATATGTGGAGAAGCGGGAGATGAAACGATTCAAGGGTTTTGTGCACCGGACGAACTATATGGAGCGGACCGTCGAGCTGGCCAATCAGCGGGACGGGATCATCCATGTGCCGTTCGAGGCAATCATTCACGTGGAACAATCAATGGACTAACGCCCTAGCGGTTGTTCGAAGTCTGCGTCACGAAACGAAGTTTCGCTCCTCGACTTTTCAAAAAAGGAAGAGTAATTATACTCTTCCCAGACTGTAGACAAAACATTGTCTGCAGTCTTTTTTATTTGCCCGACCGGGCATCAATCCCTCTTTTCGTACCGTCGTCGCTTTTTTATAATGAGAGATATAGAAACAATTATGGAGGCGAATCGGATGATCAGGAAATCAACAGAATCGGAAACCAATCGGACACAACTGGAGATGGTCACGCTCGACGAGCTTGTGCCAGCAGACCATCTGGTCCGAAAAATCGAGGCGGTGATCGACTTTGAGTTCATCTATCCGTTCGTGGAGAACTTATATTCTGAGGACCGTGGCCGGCCAAGCGTCGACCCTGTCGTTCTGATCAAGATGGCCTTCCTTCAGTACCTGTTCGGTATCCGATCCATGCGACAGACAATTCGTGAGATCGAGACGAACGTCGCATACCGTTGGTTTCTCGGGTTCGGATTCACGGACAAGGTGCCACATTTCTCGACG carries:
- a CDS encoding JAB domain-containing protein; this encodes MELSAIIEVIRIKQEVREEMVALEHAIIHSPDSARQIGSSFIGDDDREVFLVIMLNTKNRVIGVHRAHVGSVNSSVVHPREVFKCAILNNASCLIVCHQHPSGDPTPSREDILVSERLHEAGDLIGIPVLDHLILGADESYVSMKQRGYMG
- a CDS encoding caspase family protein, which produces MYKAILIAVNEQRDHEISALPNTLNDVREINRLLTEEPAVFDKSDVQILYGNLTTKSMLDHALHSFFGDASPNDVLFLYWAGHGGFSQTNAYFIPYDAGIHAIGDTSINMSDVRDHIDQTKARTVLSFFDTCHSGALMRSIDNLMERGLEIKGFGKFVIAACTENQFAWDRNGHGAFTDHLIRGLEGGAANPSGEIDIYTLYAYVSRALSKEFENQHPVLNSTLSGPPVIIKNVKTRQAESNLSPLFDGGQRVIDNSGDWFLLGSSSARYFSYRYNSSDKAYSLILKAEDNSRGVEEVLKQMWKTEQPFAIEDTAEYVRVAEVNVEVVGGEKTINLKLVSSEDRHGSHMFSEMTVNGIKPDEIAKLRIDHYLFNKEVPRHVRMDHSETLIYGNPSDYEVSNRLIPDLLDQHVTLECIRLHLIAVLVFKSIVSEVSSLHLFVERGAITRITIEGRRPRVYSNVNPSIVSVDEPVHFSLDY
- a CDS encoding YolD-like family protein, with the translated sequence MTMYRDRGELKWIPFLMPEHKALLTKYYKEIQKIEMPDIDEQVLSVYENVLNDAIFSGDLVEVKYVEKREMKRFKGFVHRTNYMERTVELANQRDGIIHVPFEAIIHVEQSMD